The sequence below is a genomic window from Humulus lupulus chromosome 3, drHumLupu1.1, whole genome shotgun sequence.
tatcgttcgctctaaggtggaggtccttcgcctcttgggcatgagtcctgctcgaatggacctcattaTTAAGCTCGTAGTTGAGCTGGgccgtgaaggcaagagcctgaaaaaaggaagaaaccaccattagcctcaagACAGCATGGATATAAGCGAAAGAAATATGGAAAAAGCGGtttgctcgatactcttctcgtagagaacagtgcggtctcgggtgccagttaggcactgccactgaggagcttcgaaactgccgtagctctggccgatctgggacatgacatccgaaatcagcgtagatccatgaggtccggcagcgttatccaccacatatgagtccatatgggtggagacggttagcttctgagcttgagaagcagaaggtctcttggcgagctgagcagaagacgtttgacccaccacaggaggttgggactcaaccacGGCAGGGGTACCAGCCAgcgaggccggtgccaccgcagagacgacggcctgcgaggatggcatcgtcgtgggggcgCTGATCTGGTCAGTCGatgcagcagcagagctcgaagccggcggggcagGAGGAGGCTttttcttagatctcttggagcctttccctggctggctggttttcagtgaCCCTGCcttggggcgtttgctcctcttggcacccgcattgtcaatAAGGGTGTCAaagtcggagtccatctcgcctgcacaagtcaacacagtgagtcagtaaaagaagtGTTCAAGTTacttcagtatcacagacgtatagagtgatggtagaaaaaacctaactggaactttcccccgagctcgagcttggggaccatgaaattcccccgtcttcagaagaggcggggggagtgccttccctataagttggtgataaccttgagaggtccctataatcattggtcccatactgcatagctatcccattccacacctcgtccgtggggtacatagtgtcgtatttcctgagcccactatcaaacctatggacacagtcgtctacccaactccatatgtagaagtggtatctatcctgtgggcacgagactaacctattgggactgtgttttagcaaagtgggggaccacattctcgaggtaggaagggttttaccttcatctgagtccgagctcgaggcctcgtcgttggcttcattcccagatcgcggactcctcaagcgaactgggagagatgccctcttttctctcctcggaagaagggtgcttgtgggctgtggcacctcctcccaacgttcgtattttttgttagaccagtcagaggttgactggccttctcccacaacccacaggctcggagcttgccctcttgaagaagatacgagagagacctcctgccataaggatgtcagagcaaggcctctctgtgctccctcattgccttggtgggggagggacgctgaaaattagctgaaaggaGAAACACATTTTAGCTAAGTATGGCCttaagggctaaaattccgagctcaaaaaaaaaaaaaagtaacaagagtacttacgaatccgcctgaacgaacgatgtcgagacagggacagactgtctgtccagaaaaaagcctttttggagtcaggagggtggtttggaagatcttcaaaaatcttcgtctctttggggtagctcaaaagataaaaaaaaccatctcctccccgagctcgggaggggttactcttcaaacaaaagagatataaaatctcttggggtgaaggtcctgtccaccccagctcgtggaacaaggacctcagggcagacagcaccctgtacgaattggtgttgagttggaaaggagccaacccaacgaaatcagtgaagtctctgaaaaaggacttcaagggcagcagagctcctgcccttatatgttcctggctccaggtcGCATATTTCACACTgacatcgcggcccccaggggcaaaacagctccgttcatgactagccggagctcgacacttcagggtgtccaacgaaccaaggccatggagggccaaaatgtcagttatttggtcggtagtggtaaccgagctctggtagagctcggcttcaaacatctctcTCCTAGGCTGCGAGGACGAAGGTTCTGCCATTAGagaaaattggagttcccctggatgatatgcaaccgtgacttttaacgcagggtcgaggggaattggcctaggtcttgggttgggctccggatagatggcctcccgaagaactcttctcttcttttcaatgacctcgtctatctgacggcgatagtgggctcgaatgtcctcttgatcgcgcgcaagctcgtattcttttatccgacgttgattccgggcgaacagcgattctgggctcggagattttggctcgtaagggatggctcgcaatgacccccaccgtctttccagattctgtgacatctaacgagaaagaaaaaatggtgagggccatgcatgcaagaatcacgagctcgatggtatgagctcggggatttaggaacaagaaattaaatattgagacccttactaaagagtcagagcgtgtgttccacgggAAAGAAACGGAGCGTggaagattttttgaaaatcccgagattcaagggaaagaaaggtggcggttaaccagaaaggttattcttgggtttcgtgcatttgtcaaggacaagggtttttacccgaaaacttagtagacaagaaacatggcctaaaattttcaaaacccagaaaattgaaacttcgctcaaacgttaaaactggatataaaccagtgatgcgaaatccagcaggggaagtctaagaaacttgaaagcctatcgaaacgaaaccccctatcttattatgctaagaacgtaaactagcatacacaataAGAACAGTAGGGATAAAAAAActgaaaacaaaaatggcatacttacacagtgatggtgattgcagagaaatcgtcgattggagaagaggttgcaagaaagaactcactgactcgaacagaccaggattcctttgtttctttggccgagaaaacatgcacagagtAGAAACTGTGGCAAGAGGTTTCTGGgtatgtttttcttcttttcttgtttaCGAGGAACAAAAGTGAAGGAGAAGATGAAgaggggtcttgtatatataggtgggaaaacggaattaatcaggagcgttgaataaaatcctcactagatcgaacggatggggatcaatgacaagagggcgccgaaaagttgtcagacggacgatcgtgggcgtgtttccaaggtactcaagtacctaaagtgagcaatacctagctgacgcgtgtccatgtTCGAAAGTGTATGACGGTGCGGGTCccagagaaagtagttcaaaagtttccttctcttaggattcgaacaaatacttttgagggggcaagatgttatacccagatttcgagccatggtaaatatgacctcgaaagttggattcgcaacaaatggtctcgtaaggattgaagtatgctccaggattgtatatcgagcctgcaaagtacgatatatgacctcgaatatatgagctcgaaactatcttgatctcgaaaggtagctccgagaacacactcatcttcggggacgacttcggatcgggggtctcgagctagatgtacgtacgatctcgaaagacacatgatctcgggagatgccattagctcgaacaatgacgtgagacctgagatgctaaagccttagagatacgcgataatcaccttgaatatttacaagtgttataaatatgagatgtaattttcatttattaatgtaaatccccaagaatcgtgggatattatttggtcagttatgcatttccttttatatttgattataggcatttaaagccatttattttattcacaaaagagtaactacccaaaatatgtgggatagtattctgcagcctcctctataaatagagaggccatgcaccattgtaaaggactgcaattctgatccttgagagaaaacgttggagaattcatgctaaagaatttttcagagataatcttaagattaataacagagattcgtggactaggcagatttaactgctgaaccacgtaaaaaaccgtgtgtttgatttgtttgtttcgtttggccattgtcattcattgtttttgtgctcttcttttatctgttgacgaaaaacggcgtcaacataaccaatttttagaatttttccaaacaaattgtagtgatccggaaagaattcattgtccatgtatagattgtggtaatggaacaaaaggaaatattaccatgataaaaaatcatgtattttgtcggggatttgatacaagttatcgtacatggtattggcatggggaatcattgaaaaataataatccatatccattcgggaggcgaggggttgatgatttgggttatagtgattttgacgatcatcctatggaattgctcgatgaagcacaagaagagtttgttgatgatccttcaaaatttgataaattggttagagatgcagataaaccattattcaatgattgtttgaaacaaagattaccaacgatggtaaaattttacaacataaaagcagaaaatggagttagtgataaatgttttagtcaatttttagctgcttttaaagagattttgccgtcagataattgcttccctgagtctacgtatgaagtgaagaaaactttaaattgcataggcttgaagtatgagaagatccatgcatgtccgaatgattgtgtattatatcgtaaagagtatgcagacatggacacttgcccagaatgtgattcaccccgctacaaacctaacaagagtaaggagattaggaaacttattcctcagaaagtgatgtggtacttgcctttgattccgcggcttaagcgattatatcgaagtgcagaacactctgaaaacttaatatggcatgagactaggcgagtgaaagatggtaaacttcgacatcctgtagattcgcaggcttggaaaaaagttaataacttaaatccagaatttaaaactgaagcaagacatcttcgtctaggtctagccgccgatggtgtaaatccacataaatctctaagtagtaggcatagttcgtggcctgtcttccttgttatgtacaatcttcctccatggttagtgatgagaagaaagtttttgatgctcacgttaatgatttcaggcccaaaacaaccgggacacgatatagatgtttatttggaaccattaattgatgatttgaaagatttgtatgaaaatggtgttgaggcatatgacggttttaagaaagaagtctttaacttaaaagctgttttgttgtggactgttaatgatttcccagcttatggtaatctatttgggttaagcacaaaaggttaccagggatgtccaatatgttgcactaacacaaagGCTATTCGTCTgtctaatgggcacaaaatttgttatatgggtcatagaggatatttgcccctaaatcatcattatagggacaaaaaaagcatttgatggtgataaagaacaaggtgttgctcctttgccactttcggggcaacaaattcttaaagaagtagagaaaattgatttcaagtatgggaaaatgcagaaaaataagaaagtaagtggatgtttccaaaggaaatcaatttttttccgcctcccttactggaaagatttacttgttcgacattgtttggatgtcatgcatatagaaaaaaatgtgtgcgaaagtattataggtacattacttgatattcccggtaaaactaaggatggtttaactagtcgtttagatcttgttgaaatgggtatacgaactgatttagcacctgaacagaaaggtaaatgcacatatttacctcctgctggtttcacgttgtccagagaagagaaaaaagttgtatgtaaatcatttgcagagatgaaagtgcctgatggctattcatccaacattcaaaacttggtatccatgggagatttgaggttgatgggtatgaaatcacatgactgtcatatgttgatgcaacaattacttccgattgctattcggtcagtattacagaaaaaagttcgagattgtttaacgaatgtttgcatattcttcaatcatttatgcggaaaagaattagaaatgaaaaaattggatgcattgcattataagatagtggaaactctatgcaaccttgaaatgttttttccgccatccttctttgacattatgattcatttaatggttcatctagtaagggaagccaagttgtgtggaccagtttgggcgagatggatgtatccatttgaaagaagtatgaaggtgttgaaaagttatgtgcgtaatcattatcgtcctgaagctagtatggttgaatgttatatatcggaagaggcagtagaattttgctcagaatacatgagtggggttgaAGCAATCGGAATAAAAAAACCACGAAATAACTCagatggagttgataaaggactacgagGGAATGGAACAGTGACCACCGTGTCTagggcagaattagatcaagctcaattagttgtgttgcaaaataatcctgagattcaatcatatataatgtaagtagaaaatatatttcaatcatatatattagagtagtgattttctttttgttgtttaaactttttgttatttcttttatgtttcagtgatcacatagagttattacggtcgatgattccaaacaagattaaaaataaacaaaaatgggttatagatgagcataataaaacgttttgccagtggctgaagaatacaattttgacgaagttgggagaaaaaaatcatggactgtcgactgagttgaagcgcatatctcttggagcaagcattgatgtaataaagcatcaagcttacattgttgaagggaaacgatttcatactaagtcaagagatgatgctcggcTGGTTCAAAATAATGGAGTAAGTGTAGTCGCAGAAGTTATGCATTTTGCCAGTGCAAAAGATAATAACCCAATTTCAGGCACAATGACATATTacggggttgttgaagaaatatgggagctagattattcattatttcgtattcctcttcttaaatgttcttgggtagacaacAATACTGGAGTTAAAACTGACGAACTTGGATTCATTCTGGATGATTTAAGCAAGAAGGGAAGCAAGAACGATCCTTTTATCATGGCTTCCCAAGCGAAAAAGTGTTTTACATTCTTGATCcagttaatgataaatggtcCATTGTTTTATCAGTTGCCGAGCGgaagttctcagaaaaagaagagtacgatgaaaattatgatttatatcatgactgtttcactgttggacaaccgatacatgaacaagttgagaatATTCAGGAACATGATAATGAAAGCGATAGCGATGATCGTGATTATCTTAGAACCGACATCAAAGAAGGAATATGGGTCGATTGTGAATCGaccagaaataaaataagaaaaagaagaaaacatgtttagtaagttatataattcattaatacttgtgattatttatttgtataatgcattaacacttgtgattatttatttgtataatgcattaacacttgtaATTTGTGTGATGCAGATGGCGGATAAAAGAGATGACaaagagaaacaacaaggtcGTGGTAAAATaagaatgagttaca
It includes:
- the LOC133823624 gene encoding uncharacterized protein LOC133823624, producing MFFPPSFFDIMIHLMVHLVREAKLCGPVWARWMYPFERSMKVLKSYVRNHYRPEASMVECYISEEAVEFCSEYMSGVEAIGIKKPRNNSDGVDKGLRGNGTVTTVSRAELDQAQLVVLQNNPEIQSYIIDHIELLRSMIPNKIKNKQKWVIDEHNKTFCQWLKNTILTKLGEKNHGLSTELKRISLGASIDVIKHQAYIVEGKRFHTKSRDDARLVQNNGVSVVAEVMHFASAKDNNPISDNNTGVKTDELGFILDDLSKKGSKNDPFIMASQAKKCFTFLIQLMINGPLFYQLPSGSSQKKKNGG